One genomic region from Leptospiraceae bacterium encodes:
- the odhB gene encoding 2-oxoglutarate dehydrogenase complex dihydrolipoyllysine-residue succinyltransferase, with translation MAKEIIVPEMGESITEATILSWSFQEGDSVKADDILAELETDKVTMEVPAPASGVLSKIQKKAGETVSVKEVIGLIDESGTLSPKKEEISEISKKEDLAYTSDTKTNDTLPPSVRKLMEENHIKSNDIKGSGKNGQITKEDVLEYLEKQKKQSKSSEESSKPSSVSPSILEKIQSLSAKTPVKAEEKAMQITERETIEPMSKLRQTIANRLLSAQQNAAILTTFNEVDMSGVMNLRAKYKDSFKETHNVGLGFMSFFTRASIAALKKFPLINAEIRGNSIVHKHYYDIGVAVGGPKGLVVPIIRDADRLSFAGIEQEILRLANKVKDGKINLDDLQGGTFSISNGGIYGSMMSTPILNPPQSGILGLHNIVKRPVVVNDEIAIRPMMYIALSYDHRIVDGKEAVQFLVKIKECIEDPSRLLLEV, from the coding sequence ATGGCAAAAGAAATCATTGTTCCCGAAATGGGCGAATCCATAACAGAAGCCACAATTCTTTCCTGGTCCTTTCAGGAAGGGGATAGTGTAAAAGCAGATGATATTCTGGCGGAGTTAGAAACAGACAAGGTTACTATGGAAGTTCCGGCACCGGCAAGCGGAGTTTTAAGTAAAATTCAAAAGAAAGCCGGAGAAACGGTCAGTGTAAAAGAAGTGATTGGCTTAATCGATGAATCCGGAACCTTGAGCCCCAAAAAAGAAGAAATATCCGAAATATCCAAGAAAGAAGACTTGGCTTACACTTCAGATACAAAGACAAACGATACTCTTCCACCTTCTGTACGAAAACTTATGGAAGAAAATCATATAAAGTCTAATGATATAAAAGGAAGTGGAAAAAATGGGCAGATAACAAAAGAAGATGTATTAGAATATCTTGAAAAACAAAAAAAGCAAAGTAAATCTTCCGAAGAGAGTTCTAAACCTTCCAGTGTTTCACCTTCTATCTTAGAGAAAATACAATCTCTTTCTGCTAAAACTCCAGTGAAAGCTGAGGAGAAGGCAATGCAGATAACAGAGAGAGAAACGATTGAGCCTATGTCCAAATTAAGGCAGACGATAGCCAATCGCTTACTATCCGCTCAGCAGAATGCCGCTATATTAACTACCTTTAATGAAGTAGATATGTCAGGAGTTATGAACCTGAGAGCGAAGTATAAAGATAGTTTTAAAGAAACTCATAATGTAGGTCTCGGTTTTATGAGTTTTTTTACCAGGGCTTCTATTGCAGCTCTTAAAAAATTTCCATTAATTAATGCTGAAATTCGGGGAAATAGTATTGTTCATAAACACTATTATGACATAGGCGTAGCTGTAGGGGGTCCGAAAGGATTAGTTGTTCCGATTATTCGAGACGCGGATCGATTAAGCTTTGCGGGTATCGAACAGGAAATTTTACGTTTAGCTAATAAGGTAAAAGATGGCAAGATCAATTTAGATGATTTACAGGGTGGAACTTTTTCTATCTCAAATGGTGGAATTTATGGTTCTATGATGTCGACTCCGATTTTGAATCCTCCTCAGAGTGGTATATTAGGACTGCATAATATTGTAAAGCGACCGGTTGTTGTGAACGATGAAATTGCAATCAGGCCAATGATGTACATAGCCCTTTCCTATGATCACCGTATTGTTGATGGAAAAGAAGCCGTGCAATTTTTGGTGAAGATAAAAGAGTGTATTGAAGATCCGAGCCGCTTACTCCTGGAGGTGTAA
- the lpdA gene encoding dihydrolipoyl dehydrogenase produces MKEFDLAVIGAGPGGYVAAIRASQLGLKTAIIEKRETLGGTCLNVGCIPSKALLDSSEQYHLTVHKLQDHGITVDNVKFDLKKMMERKEKVVSEVCGGVDFLMKKNKIEHFHAEAKFVTSTELSLKKSDGSTEAIKAQKIIIATGSVPIDIPTFPVDKKVIITSDEAIALTEVPKRMLIIGAGVIGLELGSVWSRLGSEVTIVELQDRLFVGADKQMSKLAERILNSQGLKLLFEHRVKTCEVKNNVAKVLVEDKAGKEIQMDADVVLVSVGRRPYADNLGAKEIGIEFTDRGRIKAGLNKFQTNIPNVYAIGDVIDGPMLAHKAEEEGIAVAEIIAGQAGHVNYNAIPSIVYTWPEVAWIGKGEEELKEKGIEYKVGKSLFRANARSKAMNEIEGQVKVLADKKTDKILGIYIIGPRASDMIAEAAIAFEFGASAEDIARTVHAHPTLSEIVKEAAMSVDNWAIHS; encoded by the coding sequence TTGAAAGAATTTGATCTGGCCGTTATAGGTGCAGGACCCGGTGGATATGTGGCTGCTATACGGGCATCTCAGTTGGGTTTAAAAACTGCTATCATTGAAAAAAGAGAAACTCTGGGTGGAACCTGTCTAAATGTGGGATGTATTCCATCAAAAGCTTTATTAGATTCTTCCGAGCAATACCATCTAACAGTACACAAATTACAGGATCACGGGATTACTGTGGATAATGTAAAATTTGACCTGAAGAAAATGATGGAGAGAAAAGAAAAGGTGGTTTCTGAAGTTTGCGGAGGAGTTGATTTTTTAATGAAAAAAAATAAAATTGAACACTTTCATGCAGAAGCCAAATTTGTTACTTCTACTGAACTTTCTCTCAAAAAATCTGATGGCAGTACAGAAGCTATAAAAGCACAGAAAATCATTATTGCTACGGGTTCTGTTCCTATAGATATACCGACCTTTCCTGTAGATAAAAAGGTGATTATTACTTCTGACGAAGCGATTGCACTCACAGAGGTACCTAAGAGAATGCTAATTATCGGGGCCGGGGTGATAGGTCTTGAATTAGGTTCTGTCTGGTCCAGACTGGGTTCGGAAGTGACGATTGTTGAGTTGCAGGACCGCTTATTTGTCGGAGCTGATAAACAAATGTCTAAGCTCGCGGAAAGGATTTTAAACTCTCAAGGCTTGAAACTATTATTCGAACATAGAGTGAAAACTTGTGAGGTCAAAAATAATGTAGCTAAAGTTTTGGTTGAAGACAAGGCCGGTAAAGAAATTCAGATGGATGCAGATGTAGTATTGGTCTCAGTAGGAAGAAGGCCATATGCCGATAATTTGGGAGCAAAAGAAATTGGAATCGAATTCACGGATAGGGGCAGGATAAAAGCCGGATTAAATAAATTTCAAACCAATATCCCCAATGTATATGCAATTGGGGATGTGATCGACGGACCAATGCTAGCACATAAGGCTGAAGAAGAGGGAATTGCCGTTGCCGAAATCATTGCCGGACAGGCCGGACATGTGAATTACAATGCAATTCCTTCAATTGTTTATACCTGGCCGGAGGTTGCCTGGATTGGAAAGGGTGAGGAAGAATTAAAAGAAAAAGGTATAGAATATAAGGTAGGCAAATCTTTGTTCAGGGCGAATGCTCGTTCAAAAGCCATGAATGAAATAGAAGGGCAGGTCAAGGTTTTAGCTGATAAGAAGACAGATAAAATTCTGGGTATTTATATAATTGGACCGAGAGCATCAGATATGATTGCAGAAGCGGCTATTGCGTTTGAATTTGGTGCATCTGCAGAAGACATAGCAAGGACAGTTCATGCACATCCGACACTATCTGAAATTGTAAAAGAAGCTGCTATGTCAGTAGATAACTGGGCTATACATTCTTAA
- a CDS encoding 2-oxoglutarate dehydrogenase E1 component has protein sequence MSFEEKLMALNVGNLEVLEELYIRYKQNPANVSGDWAILFHQLETESSGSVDESGVFHQVGSLEKKAYSTPPSGSQIDGVLSLSEMGVLNILNAYRRQGHLAAHLDPLKIKQPNRIFIDKKLKSLSEEDLESYVEAKLTGPGLGVVKLKDVITWYEKTYCDSIGAEQYYLVDDVEREWLQTRMESTANSEAISTKDRLRLFRKLFKADYFEKFLAKKYVGKKRFSLEGGETFIPIMDTIIEEAGKHDMEHLVIGMAHRGRLNVLVNIFDKPASQIFAEFEENVNPGKEYADVKYHLGYSTARTTESGKEVKLSLAFNPSHLEAVNPVVTGSVRARQFLYKDKDRKKVMPILIHGDAAFAGQGIVAETLNLMNLEGYDVGGTFHIVINNQIGFTTLPEESRSTLYATDLAKGFQIPIFHVNGDDPEAAYRVVKLALEYRQKFNKDVIIDLICYRRLGHNETDEPAFTQPSMYSVIKDHPTTAKLYEKYLFEEGIPKEDLDQIKKDAKQYLEKSFQETKEQKITIQIDTMKGVWASYSKDPLDSQPATELLAEQEKSILKAITTIPDTFKPNSKLVKLLENRYKMGIGEMPIDWGFAEAMSLGSILENGFHIRFAGQDAQRGTFSHRHAVLVDIQNGEKYIPLNHISDKQGKIEVINSSLSEYSCLGFEYGYSLSNPSSLVLWEAQFGDFANTAQVIFDQFISSSEVKWQRMSGLVVLLPHGYEGQGPEHSSARPERLLQLCANDNIQVCNCTSPAQYFHLLRRQILRNYRKPLIILSPKSLLRLPAATSALSDLMQGAFREVIDDDMADVEKIKRIIFCTGKVYYDLIQEKEKGNRSDVVIIRLEQLYPFPDSGLHKIFEKYKHATEYIWAQEEPQNQGAWSFVKERLELIVGLKSLKFAGRKAYSSPAAGHLKIHTKEQQELVQTAFS, from the coding sequence ATGAGTTTTGAAGAAAAGTTAATGGCATTAAATGTGGGTAATTTGGAAGTCCTGGAAGAATTATATATTCGTTATAAACAAAATCCGGCTAATGTGAGTGGTGATTGGGCTATACTCTTTCACCAACTCGAAACAGAGTCTTCGGGTTCTGTAGATGAAAGTGGAGTTTTTCATCAGGTTGGTTCTTTAGAAAAAAAGGCCTATTCAACTCCTCCTTCCGGCTCGCAAATTGATGGTGTATTATCCCTATCGGAAATGGGGGTTTTGAATATACTGAATGCTTACCGGAGGCAGGGACATCTGGCTGCCCATCTGGACCCTCTAAAGATCAAGCAACCGAATCGTATTTTTATAGATAAAAAATTGAAAAGTTTGAGTGAAGAAGATTTGGAAAGTTACGTTGAAGCAAAATTGACCGGGCCCGGCCTGGGGGTTGTGAAATTGAAAGACGTGATTACTTGGTACGAGAAAACATATTGTGATAGTATCGGGGCAGAGCAGTACTATCTCGTAGATGATGTGGAAAGAGAATGGTTGCAAACACGCATGGAAAGCACGGCCAATTCGGAGGCCATCTCTACAAAGGATAGACTCAGACTTTTTCGAAAACTATTTAAGGCTGATTACTTTGAAAAGTTCTTAGCTAAAAAATATGTGGGGAAGAAGCGTTTTTCTTTAGAAGGAGGAGAAACTTTTATTCCGATAATGGATACCATTATTGAAGAAGCCGGAAAGCATGACATGGAACACCTTGTTATCGGCATGGCACACAGGGGAAGATTAAATGTTCTGGTTAACATTTTTGATAAGCCTGCAAGCCAAATATTTGCAGAATTCGAGGAAAATGTAAATCCCGGTAAGGAATATGCGGATGTTAAATACCATTTAGGATATTCTACAGCCAGAACCACAGAATCCGGAAAGGAAGTTAAGCTATCTCTTGCCTTTAATCCGAGTCACTTAGAAGCGGTTAACCCCGTTGTGACAGGTTCCGTGAGGGCGAGACAGTTCTTATATAAAGACAAAGATAGAAAAAAAGTGATGCCTATTTTAATACACGGAGATGCTGCTTTTGCCGGACAGGGAATTGTGGCTGAAACTCTAAACCTTATGAATTTAGAGGGGTATGATGTGGGTGGTACCTTCCACATTGTGATTAATAATCAGATAGGATTTACTACTTTACCGGAAGAATCCCGTTCTACGCTTTATGCAACTGATCTGGCAAAAGGTTTTCAGATCCCGATTTTTCATGTAAATGGAGATGATCCGGAAGCGGCTTATAGGGTTGTAAAATTAGCTTTAGAATACAGGCAAAAGTTCAATAAAGATGTGATTATTGACTTAATCTGCTACAGGAGGCTCGGTCATAATGAAACGGATGAACCGGCATTTACACAACCTTCTATGTACAGTGTGATTAAAGACCATCCTACTACAGCCAAACTGTATGAAAAATATCTTTTTGAAGAAGGGATTCCCAAAGAAGACCTGGATCAGATAAAGAAAGATGCCAAGCAGTATCTGGAAAAATCTTTTCAGGAAACAAAAGAGCAGAAGATTACCATTCAAATTGATACAATGAAAGGTGTATGGGCTTCTTATTCAAAAGATCCTCTTGATTCTCAACCGGCAACTGAGTTATTAGCCGAGCAAGAAAAATCTATACTGAAAGCTATTACAACCATTCCTGATACATTTAAACCTAACTCAAAGCTTGTAAAATTATTAGAAAATCGTTATAAAATGGGAATTGGAGAAATGCCGATAGATTGGGGATTTGCAGAAGCTATGTCTCTTGGTTCGATTTTAGAAAATGGATTCCATATTCGCTTTGCCGGTCAGGATGCCCAGAGAGGAACCTTTTCACATAGACATGCGGTTCTGGTAGATATTCAGAACGGAGAAAAGTATATTCCTTTAAATCATATCTCTGATAAGCAGGGTAAAATAGAAGTCATTAACTCGTCTCTTTCTGAGTATTCCTGTCTTGGTTTTGAATACGGATATTCTTTATCAAATCCTTCTTCTCTGGTCTTATGGGAGGCTCAATTTGGTGATTTCGCTAATACTGCCCAGGTTATATTTGACCAGTTTATCAGTAGTTCTGAGGTAAAATGGCAGAGGATGAGCGGGTTGGTAGTTTTATTGCCGCATGGATATGAGGGACAGGGCCCGGAACACTCCAGTGCCAGACCGGAGAGACTTTTACAGCTCTGTGCGAATGATAATATACAGGTTTGTAATTGTACAAGCCCTGCTCAGTATTTTCATTTACTCAGAAGGCAAATTTTACGAAACTATAGAAAACCATTAATTATATTAAGTCCGAAAAGTCTTTTACGTTTGCCGGCTGCAACCTCAGCTTTGAGTGATTTAATGCAGGGAGCATTCAGGGAAGTAATTGATGATGATATGGCTGATGTAGAAAAAATAAAACGAATTATTTTCTGTACAGGAAAAGTGTATTATGATTTAATACAGGAAAAAGAAAAGGGCAATCGAAGTGATGTTGTGATTATTCGCTTGGAACAATTATACCCATTTCCTGATTCAGGACTTCACAAAATATTTGAAAAATATAAACATGCCACAGAATATATCTGGGCACAGGAAGAACCTCAGAATCAGGGAGCCTGGTCATTTGTAAAAGAGCGACTGGAACTCATAGTCGGACTAAAATCTTTAAAATTTGCCGGTCGTAAGGCGTATTCGAGTCCGGCAGCAGGCCATTTGAAAATTCATACAAAAGAACAGCAGGAACTGGTTCAGACTGCCTTTTCATAA
- a CDS encoding response regulator translates to MIIDDSTVFRKVVSMHLKNANFEVVEAVDGLDALNKLEAEKVNLIICDVNMPNMDGLTFVGKVRANPSLKFIPVIMLTTESQEEKKLKGMEAGARAWLVKPFSPEQLLSAISRLMR, encoded by the coding sequence ATGATAATCGATGATTCTACGGTTTTTCGCAAAGTCGTTTCTATGCATTTAAAAAATGCAAATTTTGAGGTTGTCGAAGCTGTAGATGGATTAGATGCACTAAACAAGTTAGAGGCTGAAAAGGTAAACTTAATTATTTGTGATGTTAATATGCCGAATATGGATGGACTTACCTTTGTTGGCAAAGTAAGAGCAAATCCGAGTTTAAAATTTATTCCGGTTATTATGTTAACGACCGAATCTCAAGAAGAAAAAAAGTTAAAGGGAATGGAAGCCGGAGCCAGGGCCTGGCTTGTGAAACCATTTTCTCCGGAACAGTTACTTTCTGCAATTTCCAGATTGATGAGATAA
- a CDS encoding STAS domain-containing protein, with protein sequence MEIEITRTESDGTVDCKISGELNIYQALDIRNSFLEILKNHSKIHLDFSEVIDFDSAALQILIGLKREAKAQNKKLRFYNHSDSVLKVLDLFGMLSFFEDKISLNRDKRKEFSFQYGTKKLPNFLKL encoded by the coding sequence ATGGAAATTGAAATTACTCGTACTGAATCAGATGGAACGGTGGATTGTAAAATTTCTGGTGAATTGAATATTTATCAGGCTTTAGATATAAGAAATTCTTTTTTAGAAATTCTTAAGAACCATTCTAAAATTCATCTTGATTTTTCTGAAGTAATTGACTTTGATAGTGCTGCTTTACAGATACTCATAGGCTTAAAACGAGAAGCAAAAGCGCAGAATAAAAAGTTGCGATTTTACAATCATAGTGATTCTGTTTTAAAAGTACTGGATTTATTTGGTATGCTATCTTTCTTCGAAGATAAAATAAGCTTAAATCGGGATAAGCGGAAGGAATTTTCCTTCCAATATGGTACCAAAAAGCTTCCCAATTTTTTAAAATTGTAA
- a CDS encoding chemotaxis protein CheA — MRLDEIKETFIAESSEILQKMESSLLYLESNPPNDDLINDLFRGFHTIKGSAGIFGYEHVVSFTHIVESLMDKIRNGELELKKNIIQLLLASRDFISDQIECISNEQGMNDDMKSLEESLLQKLQAILDNKELPIDDAEESKENEVIPEEIPRLLEFQALEEQEEVVSDIVFPNWHISLRFGEEAYYNGFEPISILSYLREMGKIQNIVTLTNKIFSLTDLNVESCYLGFEIELEFSGNQKDLEAAFEFIQHDCRIFILPPIRSRIEYQQLFAVFKDERFRLARILRYMGALPAREELTKGKKEESNILPIEVVKEQEISEEKFTETKTEKRENLLDKVENKSGSESSELKTNLPEPKKSDISKIQKSIESKYIRVDAYKLDQLINLVGELVITGANLQQVSNEKKIADLSEVTQSMTHLISEIREGALKLRMVQVGDTFNRFQRTVRDIGQELDKKINFKISGGDTELDKTVIEKINDPLMHLIRNAIDHGIESSEERKRIGKPEEGTLSLNAYHETGYIVIEVSDDGKGLDPEKIIGKALEKGIIRSATEISKNSAVDLIFKPGFSTASKVTNLSGRGVGLDVVQKNIEALRGAINVETEIGKGTRFIIRLPLTLAIIEGFLVKVSDSFYVVPLDIVVECLEYKEEYKSKNKDYINLRGELLPFIKIHELFHLKLNPNSRKNILVVQFAGHKIGILVEAFLGEIQTVIKPLGKVFNHLKGVSGSTVLGNGKIALILDIPLLVQKIIHDENAGIDKKKL, encoded by the coding sequence TTGAGACTGGATGAAATAAAAGAGACCTTTATCGCAGAATCAAGTGAGATTCTACAAAAGATGGAATCAAGCTTGTTGTATCTTGAATCCAATCCTCCTAATGATGATCTAATAAATGATTTGTTTAGAGGTTTCCATACTATTAAAGGTTCTGCCGGTATATTTGGATATGAACATGTAGTGTCCTTTACCCACATTGTAGAAAGCCTGATGGACAAAATAAGAAATGGGGAGCTGGAATTAAAAAAAAACATAATACAACTTCTTCTGGCAAGTAGAGATTTCATTTCCGATCAAATAGAATGTATTTCTAATGAGCAGGGAATGAACGATGATATGAAGTCTTTGGAGGAGTCCCTGTTACAGAAATTACAGGCTATTTTGGATAATAAAGAACTTCCTATAGATGATGCAGAAGAAAGTAAAGAAAATGAAGTAATTCCGGAAGAGATTCCCCGCTTGCTTGAGTTTCAGGCATTAGAAGAACAAGAAGAAGTTGTTTCAGATATTGTTTTCCCTAATTGGCATATTTCATTGCGCTTCGGTGAAGAAGCTTATTACAATGGATTTGAGCCCATTTCTATACTATCATACCTTCGAGAAATGGGAAAGATACAAAACATTGTTACCCTAACAAACAAAATTTTTTCTCTGACGGATTTAAATGTTGAAAGCTGCTATCTCGGGTTTGAAATTGAGTTAGAGTTTTCGGGCAACCAAAAAGATTTAGAAGCCGCTTTTGAATTCATCCAGCACGATTGTCGCATTTTTATTTTACCACCAATACGAAGTCGGATTGAGTATCAACAATTATTTGCTGTATTTAAGGATGAACGATTTCGATTGGCTCGAATTTTGCGATATATGGGTGCTTTACCCGCTAGAGAAGAGTTAACAAAAGGTAAAAAGGAAGAATCTAATATTCTTCCTATTGAAGTTGTAAAAGAACAGGAAATTTCTGAGGAAAAATTTACAGAAACGAAAACAGAAAAAAGGGAAAACTTATTAGATAAGGTAGAAAATAAATCTGGTAGTGAGAGTTCTGAGTTAAAGACAAACCTTCCTGAACCTAAAAAAAGCGATATTTCAAAAATACAAAAAAGCATTGAAAGCAAATACATTCGAGTTGATGCCTATAAGTTGGATCAACTGATTAACCTGGTCGGAGAATTGGTTATAACGGGTGCCAATCTACAACAGGTATCAAACGAGAAAAAAATCGCTGATTTATCTGAAGTTACACAATCTATGACCCATCTCATTAGTGAAATAAGAGAAGGAGCTTTAAAACTCAGAATGGTACAGGTGGGAGACACCTTTAACCGCTTTCAAAGAACTGTTCGTGATATAGGTCAGGAATTAGATAAAAAAATTAACTTTAAAATTAGCGGTGGAGATACGGAACTTGATAAAACTGTAATTGAAAAAATTAATGATCCGCTAATGCATCTGATTCGAAATGCAATTGATCACGGAATTGAGTCTTCTGAAGAGAGAAAAAGAATCGGGAAGCCAGAGGAAGGAACTCTAAGTTTGAATGCCTATCATGAAACAGGCTACATTGTTATTGAAGTTTCGGATGATGGAAAGGGACTGGATCCGGAAAAAATTATAGGAAAAGCATTAGAAAAAGGTATTATTCGAAGTGCAACTGAGATTTCTAAAAATTCTGCGGTTGACTTAATATTTAAACCCGGTTTTTCTACTGCTTCGAAAGTGACAAATTTATCCGGAAGGGGAGTCGGTTTAGATGTAGTTCAAAAAAATATAGAAGCTCTACGTGGTGCTATAAATGTAGAAACTGAAATTGGGAAAGGGACCCGTTTTATAATTCGATTACCTTTAACTCTGGCTATTATTGAAGGATTTTTGGTTAAAGTATCTGACTCTTTTTATGTGGTTCCTCTGGATATAGTTGTGGAATGTCTGGAATATAAAGAAGAGTATAAATCAAAAAATAAAGATTATATTAATTTGCGTGGAGAACTATTACCTTTTATTAAAATTCATGAATTATTCCATTTGAAGTTGAATCCAAATTCCAGAAAGAATATTCTTGTCGTTCAATTTGCAGGACATAAAATAGGAATTTTGGTGGAGGCATTTTTGGGAGAAATACAAACAGTTATTAAACCTTTAGGCAAGGTATTTAACCATTTAAAGGGAGTAAGCGGTTCAACAGTTTTAGGAAATGGTAAAATTGCTTTAATATTAGATATACCATTGTTAGTTCAAAAAATTATTCATGATGAAAATGCTGGAATAGACAAGAAGAAATTATAA